In Fischerella sp. PCC 9605, the genomic window AACCCCATCTCTGTCAGCAATCAAACAACCTCTGTAACCACACAAGTCCAGCAAGGGATACCAATCTGAGCAATTACGTGACAGGCGAGTAACATCATAAGAGAGGATAATCCCTACTAATCCTAAAGTTACCTGGGCTAACAGTTCTTTAAAGCCTGGTCGCTGTTCTGCGCTGGCGGCGGTAATACCTAGATCAGTGTCAATTACCTCAATGTTATTATCCGACCAGCCCAGTTCTATAGCTCGCTGACGCAGAGCGTATTGCAGACGCAAACTCTCCTGATTGCTGATTAATTGATGTGGGGTAGACTGACGAATGTAGATTATCGCTTTGCGGTTCAGGTGTTGGAGTGTTACTAGCTCTGAGGTACTCATAAATTACCTCCTGGAAGACGGTTTGTAGTTCGTCTGTGATTACTTCTTGGAGTGCTGGGGTGAGGCGTTCCCAGATCTCACGGGGTGGGATTGACATAAAACCTCACATTGTTTGGCTAACGTGACTAACTCAGTCACACTCTCTAATGTGAGCTTAGTACGTAAATACTGTTTTGGGAGAGCTAATTGGGTTGCTGATAAAGGAATGCGTAAGCGCATATGACCTCGATAGGCTACTACCGCATGACCCTCACCACTTGGCGGGGTTGATATGGATATCACTGCAAACCTTCGCCCAAATAGTGGGTGCATCACATCAGTTACTTCTATGTCAGTTAAGTTTGCTGATGGGTTCTTGAGATGGGCATTAAGTAATGGTTTCGTTTGGTATCACAACAACTGCATCAATCTCAAATCACACGCTGCTCCTTCATGAGCAAAATCAATTGCTAATTGCCGTCCCAATCCTTGTGATACCCCTGTGATTAAGGCATACTTTCC contains:
- a CDS encoding recombinase family protein, which produces MSTSELVTLQHLNRKAIIYIRQSTPHQLISNQESLRLQYALRQRAIELGWSDNNIEVIDTDLGITAASAEQRPGFKELLAQVTLGLVGIILSYDVTRLSRNCSDWYPLLDLCGYRGCLIADRDGV